The Lycium barbarum isolate Lr01 chromosome 10, ASM1917538v2, whole genome shotgun sequence genome includes a region encoding these proteins:
- the LOC132615331 gene encoding 2,3-bisphosphoglycerate-dependent phosphoglycerate mutase 1-like isoform X1: MFNNCRPKGYLSKRSNLCKLDYFAQLTATPILLRYPRSHFALLLSSQTVGVTAHSNMVAAAYHQAIHLISCSCLAVNEGSRNFLVTSSSGNFKLKPLFRKERCSLRQPVNCVGHSSNSSLSVVKPMLSLLSSTNDSKRTVPESYLILIRHGESMWNEKNLFTGCVDVPLTNKGVEEAIEAGKRIRHLPIDVVYISALIRSQMTAMLALTEHHCKKVPIIVHNETEQAKLWSQIYSEGTEMQSVPVIRAWQLNERIRMLFYRYGELQGFNKLETAERCGKEQVYKWRRSYDARPPNGESLEMCLRRAVTYFKEQIEPQLSSGKNVMVVAHANSLRSILMYLDKLTAEEVIHLELSTGVPMLYIYKENRFIRRGSPLGSMEAGVYAYTESLALYKQNLLDEVLDEVSL, translated from the exons ATGTTTAATAACTGCAGGCCGAAGGGCTACTTAAGTAAAAGATCCAATTTGTGCAAATTAGACTATTTTGCGCAACTTACTGCGACACCCATTCTTTTGAGATATCCGCGTTCACACTTTGCTTTGTTACTTTCATCACAAACAG TTGGGGTAACTGCACACTCAAATATGGTTGCTGCTGCTTATCACCAAGCCATACACCTCATAAGTTGCAGCTGTCTCGCCGTCAATGAGGGTTCTAGGAACTTCTTGGTCACATCTTCATCTGGGAATTTTAAACTGAAACCACTGTTTAGAAAAGAAAGATGCAGTTTGAGGCAGCCCGTAAACTGCGTGGGGCATTCGTCAAATTCATCTTTATCTGTTGTTAAGCCAATGTTATCCTTATTGTCAAGTACCAATGATTCTAAGAGAACAGTAC CTGAATCATACTTGATCTTAATACGGCATGGAGAATCGATGTGGAACGAAAAGAACCTGTTCACTGGTTGTGTCGATGTGCCACTTACCAATAAAGGAGTAGAAGAAGCAATTGAAGCCGGTAAGAGAATCAGACACCTACCCATTGATGTCGTCTACATCTCTGCATTGATTCGTTCTCAGATGACGGCCATGCTTGCTCTAACAGAGCACCACTGCAAGAAG GTGCCCATTATTGTACACAATGAGACTGAACAAGCCAAACTATGGAGTCAAATTTATAGTGAAGGCACTGAGATGCAATCAGTTCCTGTTATTAGAGCATGGCAACTGAACGAAAGAAT AAGGATGTTGTTTTACAGGTACGGGGAACTTCAAGGGTTTAATAAGCTGGAAACAGCTGAAAGATGTGGGAAAGAGCAAGTCTATAAATGGCGTCGAAGCTATGATGCTCGGCCACCCAATGGCGAGAGCTTGGAAATGTGCTTGCGAAGAGCTGTTACCTATTTCAAAGAGCAA ATTGAACCCCAACTTTCCAGTGGAAAAAATGTAATGGTAGTAGCTCATGCAAATTCATTGAGGTCCATCCTAATGTATCTCGATAAACTGACTGCTGAGGAG GTTATCCACTTAGAACTCTCAACTGGAGTACCAATGCTATACATATATAAAGAAAATCGTTTCATCAGGAGAGGAAGTCCCTTGGGATCTATGGAGGCTGGAGTTTATGCTTATACagag AGTTTGGCCTTGTACAAGCAAAATCTGTTAGATGAAGTGCTAGATGAAGTGTCTTTATAA
- the LOC132615331 gene encoding 2,3-bisphosphoglycerate-dependent phosphoglycerate mutase 1-like isoform X2: MFNNCRPKGYLSKRSNLCKLDYFAQLTATPILLRYPRSHFALLLSSQTVGVTAHSNMVAAAYHQAIHLISCSCLAVNEGSRNFLVTSSSGNFKLKPLFRKERCSLRQPVNCVGHSSNSSLSVVKPMLSLLSSTNDSKRTVPESYLILIRHGESMWNEKNLFTGCVDVPLTNKGVEEAIEAGKRIRHLPIDVVYISALIRSQMTAMLALTEHHCKKVPIIVHNETEQAKLWSQIYSEGTEMQSVPVIRAWQLNERMYGELQGFNKLETAERCGKEQVYKWRRSYDARPPNGESLEMCLRRAVTYFKEQIEPQLSSGKNVMVVAHANSLRSILMYLDKLTAEEVIHLELSTGVPMLYIYKENRFIRRGSPLGSMEAGVYAYTESLALYKQNLLDEVLDEVSL; encoded by the exons ATGTTTAATAACTGCAGGCCGAAGGGCTACTTAAGTAAAAGATCCAATTTGTGCAAATTAGACTATTTTGCGCAACTTACTGCGACACCCATTCTTTTGAGATATCCGCGTTCACACTTTGCTTTGTTACTTTCATCACAAACAG TTGGGGTAACTGCACACTCAAATATGGTTGCTGCTGCTTATCACCAAGCCATACACCTCATAAGTTGCAGCTGTCTCGCCGTCAATGAGGGTTCTAGGAACTTCTTGGTCACATCTTCATCTGGGAATTTTAAACTGAAACCACTGTTTAGAAAAGAAAGATGCAGTTTGAGGCAGCCCGTAAACTGCGTGGGGCATTCGTCAAATTCATCTTTATCTGTTGTTAAGCCAATGTTATCCTTATTGTCAAGTACCAATGATTCTAAGAGAACAGTAC CTGAATCATACTTGATCTTAATACGGCATGGAGAATCGATGTGGAACGAAAAGAACCTGTTCACTGGTTGTGTCGATGTGCCACTTACCAATAAAGGAGTAGAAGAAGCAATTGAAGCCGGTAAGAGAATCAGACACCTACCCATTGATGTCGTCTACATCTCTGCATTGATTCGTTCTCAGATGACGGCCATGCTTGCTCTAACAGAGCACCACTGCAAGAAG GTGCCCATTATTGTACACAATGAGACTGAACAAGCCAAACTATGGAGTCAAATTTATAGTGAAGGCACTGAGATGCAATCAGTTCCTGTTATTAGAGCATGGCAACTGAACGAAAGAAT GTACGGGGAACTTCAAGGGTTTAATAAGCTGGAAACAGCTGAAAGATGTGGGAAAGAGCAAGTCTATAAATGGCGTCGAAGCTATGATGCTCGGCCACCCAATGGCGAGAGCTTGGAAATGTGCTTGCGAAGAGCTGTTACCTATTTCAAAGAGCAA ATTGAACCCCAACTTTCCAGTGGAAAAAATGTAATGGTAGTAGCTCATGCAAATTCATTGAGGTCCATCCTAATGTATCTCGATAAACTGACTGCTGAGGAG GTTATCCACTTAGAACTCTCAACTGGAGTACCAATGCTATACATATATAAAGAAAATCGTTTCATCAGGAGAGGAAGTCCCTTGGGATCTATGGAGGCTGGAGTTTATGCTTATACagag AGTTTGGCCTTGTACAAGCAAAATCTGTTAGATGAAGTGCTAGATGAAGTGTCTTTATAA
- the LOC132615331 gene encoding 2,3-bisphosphoglycerate-dependent phosphoglycerate mutase 1-like isoform X3, with translation MVAAAYHQAIHLISCSCLAVNEGSRNFLVTSSSGNFKLKPLFRKERCSLRQPVNCVGHSSNSSLSVVKPMLSLLSSTNDSKRTVPESYLILIRHGESMWNEKNLFTGCVDVPLTNKGVEEAIEAGKRIRHLPIDVVYISALIRSQMTAMLALTEHHCKKVPIIVHNETEQAKLWSQIYSEGTEMQSVPVIRAWQLNERIRMLFYRYGELQGFNKLETAERCGKEQVYKWRRSYDARPPNGESLEMCLRRAVTYFKEQIEPQLSSGKNVMVVAHANSLRSILMYLDKLTAEEVIHLELSTGVPMLYIYKENRFIRRGSPLGSMEAGVYAYTESLALYKQNLLDEVLDEVSL, from the exons ATGGTTGCTGCTGCTTATCACCAAGCCATACACCTCATAAGTTGCAGCTGTCTCGCCGTCAATGAGGGTTCTAGGAACTTCTTGGTCACATCTTCATCTGGGAATTTTAAACTGAAACCACTGTTTAGAAAAGAAAGATGCAGTTTGAGGCAGCCCGTAAACTGCGTGGGGCATTCGTCAAATTCATCTTTATCTGTTGTTAAGCCAATGTTATCCTTATTGTCAAGTACCAATGATTCTAAGAGAACAGTAC CTGAATCATACTTGATCTTAATACGGCATGGAGAATCGATGTGGAACGAAAAGAACCTGTTCACTGGTTGTGTCGATGTGCCACTTACCAATAAAGGAGTAGAAGAAGCAATTGAAGCCGGTAAGAGAATCAGACACCTACCCATTGATGTCGTCTACATCTCTGCATTGATTCGTTCTCAGATGACGGCCATGCTTGCTCTAACAGAGCACCACTGCAAGAAG GTGCCCATTATTGTACACAATGAGACTGAACAAGCCAAACTATGGAGTCAAATTTATAGTGAAGGCACTGAGATGCAATCAGTTCCTGTTATTAGAGCATGGCAACTGAACGAAAGAAT AAGGATGTTGTTTTACAGGTACGGGGAACTTCAAGGGTTTAATAAGCTGGAAACAGCTGAAAGATGTGGGAAAGAGCAAGTCTATAAATGGCGTCGAAGCTATGATGCTCGGCCACCCAATGGCGAGAGCTTGGAAATGTGCTTGCGAAGAGCTGTTACCTATTTCAAAGAGCAA ATTGAACCCCAACTTTCCAGTGGAAAAAATGTAATGGTAGTAGCTCATGCAAATTCATTGAGGTCCATCCTAATGTATCTCGATAAACTGACTGCTGAGGAG GTTATCCACTTAGAACTCTCAACTGGAGTACCAATGCTATACATATATAAAGAAAATCGTTTCATCAGGAGAGGAAGTCCCTTGGGATCTATGGAGGCTGGAGTTTATGCTTATACagag AGTTTGGCCTTGTACAAGCAAAATCTGTTAGATGAAGTGCTAGATGAAGTGTCTTTATAA